A stretch of Dysidea avara chromosome 5, odDysAvar1.4, whole genome shotgun sequence DNA encodes these proteins:
- the LOC136256423 gene encoding collagen alpha-2(I) chain-like, with the protein MKKGQKGQRGSRGFSGATGFTRPKGSIGSQGDFGFTGSKGPTGPPGTIRDCSPCRQNKGTKGARGAPGNRGAPGATGPIGDKGFQGRLGLCLKGAVGHPGLAGEDGVDGRKGDASARGQTGEPGDSKSISSSPLIRKLQQTIDIVRRTLSECCSGSRLGRDLDRVIRQTLPALCEVPLQSPDGQRGPQRRQTSRCLYVRGPPGPRGLTGTKGNVGDRGSTGPRGATGRRGPTGDRGRTGPQGFIGPKGN; encoded by the exons ATGAAAAAG GGACAAAAAGGACAGCGTGGCTCACGTGGTTTTTCTGGTGCTACTGGATTTACAAGACCAAAAGGAAGTATTGGAAGTCAAGGAGACTTTGGTTTCACTGGTTCAAAAGGACCAACTGGACCACCTGGTACTATTAGGGATTGCTCTCCTTGTAGACAAAATAAAGGCACTAAAGGAGCCAGGGGAGCACCAGGAAATCGTGGAGCACCAGGAGCAACAGGGCCTATTGGAGACAAAGGTTTCCAAGGAAGACTGGGATTGTGCTTAAAAGGAGCAGTTGGCCATCCTGGATTGGCTGGTGAAGATGGAGTTGATGGTAGGAAAGGTGATGCTAGTGCAAGAGGACAAACTGGTGAACCAGGAGACAGTAAATCAATTTCATCATCACCATTGATTCGTAAACTACAGCAAACCATTGATATTGTAAGAAGAACGCTCTCTGAGTGCTGCAGTGGATCTAGATTAGGGCGGGATTTAGATAGAGTGATTAGGCAGACCTTACCAGCATTGTGTGAAGTTCCATTACAGTCACCAGATGGTCAACGTGGCCCTCAACGCAGACAGACATCTCGCTGCCTCTATGTTCGGGGACCACCTGGCCCACGTGGGTTAACAGGAACTAAAGGTAATGTTGGAGACCGTGGTTCCACTGGACCAAGAGGAGCAACTGGTAGACGAGGGCCTACTGGTGATAGAGGAAGAACAGGACCACAGGGATTCATAGGGCCTAAAGGAAATTGA